The window TAGTGACGTAAAAACAATAATGCATAGGGGTCACTTGGTTGCCTCACAGTACGGCATAGGAGAACAGACATTAAAAGAAGCAACTTTTGTTTACACCAATGCGGTCCCTCAGTTTGGGGATTTCAATTCTGGCCCATGGCAAATCGCTGAAAGTGCACTCGTGGATTGGTGTCGAGACAATTGTGCAAATAATGACAAGCAAAATGCTCAAATGTTTATCGTTGTTGGTGTGACCCCTTCTACGATCTTAGGTCCCTCGAAAACGAGATACTTCGGCAAAAATGGATTCAGTGACTATCAGGATGATACCAATTACCGGGTGAACGTTCCTGCAGAGATGTGGACAGCTGCCTGCTGTACCTTTGAGTTTACAGAAGACGGAGGACGGTCGTGGCAATGGAGTGTTAAAAGCACGGCCTTCTGGAGAAAGAACGAACCTGGCACGCTGCCAGTCACACCAGGAAGCGTCTCAGATTTGGAACGAATGCTTAGCCGATCCACAAATTCGAAGATAAACTTGTTTCCGTATTCTGCCGATGAATGCACGAAGTCGGCGAACCACGTCAGGATCTGAAAGCTTCAACCGCTTCGCATCCATAATGGTAGTTGTTTTGAACTTTGCATTTACTTCATGTAAATcctacaggggcacccaacgtcaattttcaaaaaatatctgttcggaagacgatttgagatctagaattttcgaaacattttttgcaaaatttcttgcttgcctgattgtcctaggattttcgaacatctagaaaatggtataattgcccatttgtaacggatttttaccctaaaaaggtcacctagaattttcgggagccttttttctgcctgacattttcggatcactagacttccAGCTAGGAAAtctgaacagatgaaaaattttgaagggataaaaatatgcctatatctaccgttcaATTACCAAAATATGTTTAACAACTGTATGTTTGAGTGGTTTTGAACTGTAttcttgttgggtgcccctgatcctAACTCACCACTGTTGCCGAACGTTTTCTTTCTCATGCTAATCGTTGCTATCCACTCCTCACGTGATTCAATCAGAAAAACCAGAGAGTCTTTTTTCAACGACTATCGTTAGGGGTCAGGAGATGCAAAGTTTTCACTAGGGCTTGATATTCGTTGCAGTCAGCATGTGTTACCAAGCTATTGTTCAGTGGaagactttgaagtgctttGTGTGTTAAAAATTAATGCGAAAAGACATTTGCTCGTCGATCCgccaagttcacaggtccactCGTATTAGCAAAGGAGCACGCCGTGAGATTGCCGTGGACAGTGACAACTGTGTTCACTTAAAAACAAACTACTGCTCttttagtttattattatttcatcattctGTTGGTTATATTCAATACCTTGTAACACATTTAAAAGCTAAAGGTGCTTAAATGTAAAAGACGGCATTAAATTCTCTCGATAGTTGTGTTTACATAATTGAGAAATATCCAGTTGTTTTCGGTATCACCTTGCTGTAGTTGAACAATGAAGCATTCCTTTATGATAAGAATCAAACACGAATTGACCTCTTAAACTTGCACGTTTTCCCATTGCaaaccacgtgatgttctcgagggaattctccttttgttttctcataaGTTACATGTTCGTAAATAAGCGcttgcataagacgacatttgaaagaaactgttctccagagtaacatcacgtggtctgaaatcggaaaaacaaaacgtacaagctgaaGAGGTCAATTTATTCTTTCCTGGCAAAATGGTTATCCTCTGATACTTTTATAGGCTTTTAACAACCTCGGCGTAAAAAGGTTAAAGGAGCCGAAAACACCGATTGGCGATTATTTTCACCTGACTCTTTTGCATCTAAAAAATATTGCAACTAAATACATCATGTTTCATGATCCGTTCCAGATTTCATGAAAGGTTGAAAAGTTTTGGAAACAATCCTTGTTTTTACTTATCGCAAACTGAGGCGCTCGTAGCTGTTTACATAGTTGAGGACCCTTCCGATATTTGAGAATGACCTGGTGTAGCCTGCCAATGGTAACgcattctttttagataaaaatcaaacacgaTATCAGTCATGTTTTCTAACAATATCCGGAAGCAACTGATCGCAACAGAACTCTCATTTTGTAAGCAATGTACCCACGACGTCTTCACAGTTCTTCTCTGAGATTTAGCATGAACATTAGAACCCCATGATGTGAAGAGACGTGTATGATGAATTGTAAACTTGTAACCTACGTAGACCTGTCTTATCCTTACTTTATTTAGTCTATTGTGTTCGTCATTTCCGCCATTCCTTTTAGTTTTGAAATATGTGTTACGACACATCCACCACTATAATTTAGTAACATCTAAACCTGGAGAAGGCCTTACCTTACAGTAGTCTTTGACTTTCtatcattttgcttttcaagTTTGGCTGATTAGATCTCCTGTGAGATccaatgtttatttattttttcatataTTTTAATGTTCACTGTTAAATCACTCCATAGACATGTCTCGAATATGTAATCATCCTTTACACTCTGGATGAGGTTGCTAAGGAAACGCTATTCATGTCATTACTTAGATCATCTGAATATTAACGGTAACGCTAGAAAATTGTCACGCACTAATAATGATTATCCCGCTATATATTTCTAACATCATCCCCCCATTCATCTCAAAAAGAGCAGATGTACATTCCAGAAATAGCAACTGAATCTCCTACACCGTAACAAAACGAACTCGAGAGTAATTCAAAGTACCGAATTGTTACAAAAAAAGACGTTATCATCATGTTAATCTTCAATTGCCACAGTGGTAAGTTCTCCGTTTAAAAGCCCAAGTGTTCACGAATCGTGTTCATCAGAagcaataggccttatcacggttttgaccgccattttgacgggtaattgttactgaaaattcgcgggaaaaaaTTACAAGCAAATAtatggaaaaattgaaaacgctGCCGGGCATCTTCTGTAGAAGGTTAGTGCCTAAAATTTGGTCTGTATAACCTTTTGCCCTGTACCTTCAGTTCTCAATTCATAATTTTTTCAGAACTAGCGTTTAACGGAAATTATTTGACATGGGATCcccatataaacactacaaattc of the Montipora foliosa isolate CH-2021 chromosome 14, ASM3666993v2, whole genome shotgun sequence genome contains:
- the LOC137984350 gene encoding uncharacterized protein, which codes for MARFIGLFFTLALSKYLLFQVAGHYRCSSSGIAGCECLFLGACDAHGKPRDNLDLTKHVPLGLELFGHPQYGLNLAYLCEGRTVGILYDCNNRMPLYAATVIRGSQLSGAPGNRPNTGFKLSQSGLDKYFQQSDKDYEKASQRKICFFERRRGKEFVDVSWYIAKNLMSPRYEVCIGGSSDVKTIMHRGHLVASQYGIGEQTLKEATFVYTNAVPQFGDFNSGPWQIAESALVDWCRDNCANNDKQNAQMFIVVGVTPSTILGPSKTRYFGKNGFSDYQDDTNYRVNVPAEMWTAACCTFEFTEDGGRSWQWSVKSTAFWRKNEPGTLPVTPGSVSDLERMLSRSTNSKINLFPYSADECTKSANHVRI